The Candidatus Koribacter versatilis Ellin345 genome has a segment encoding these proteins:
- a CDS encoding efflux transporter outer membrane subunit — MNCKRILLALLLLLMAGCKVGPNYKRPAVTVPDAYRGPTLDGGQANGISLGEQKWWDVFNDEQLQKLIRQALDANYDVKIAATRVLQAQAALGITRADQFPTIAGGASALNERIPRVKGLPAYENSALQVNLSLVWQLDFWGKYRRATEAARADLLSTEWGKRAVINSVISNVANGYFQLLELDREMEIAKGTLASRQESLRLVNIRQKGGTTSLLDVRQSEQLLYTAAAAIPDLERRIEQEENFISILLGQNPGPIQRGKPLVEFAILPSVPPGLPSTLLERRPDLQSAEQQLVAANARIGVAKADYFPQISLTALGGYQSSALTGLFSGPAGLWSFGGQLAQPIFTGGKIRSNVRLTEAQQQEAVFRYQQSIQQAFREVSDSLVAYRKNQEFREQEANLAASAVDATRLARIRYEGGVSSYLEVLDNDTRSFDAEISLAQAQLGERVALVQLYNALGGGWQQ; from the coding sequence ATGAATTGCAAACGAATTCTCCTTGCGCTCCTGTTGCTCCTGATGGCCGGCTGCAAAGTCGGACCGAACTACAAACGCCCCGCCGTGACGGTTCCGGATGCTTACCGGGGGCCGACCTTGGACGGCGGACAAGCCAACGGCATCTCCCTGGGCGAGCAGAAGTGGTGGGATGTCTTCAACGATGAGCAACTGCAAAAGCTGATCCGACAAGCTCTCGATGCTAACTATGATGTAAAGATCGCCGCGACTCGCGTGCTCCAGGCACAGGCCGCGCTTGGGATCACACGCGCCGATCAGTTCCCCACGATTGCTGGGGGCGCATCGGCCCTTAACGAGCGTATCCCGCGGGTGAAAGGCTTGCCGGCTTACGAAAACAGCGCGCTCCAGGTAAACCTCTCCCTCGTCTGGCAGCTCGACTTCTGGGGTAAATATCGTCGCGCCACAGAAGCAGCGCGTGCAGACTTGCTCTCCACCGAGTGGGGCAAGCGCGCCGTCATCAACAGCGTCATCAGCAACGTCGCCAACGGGTACTTCCAGTTGCTTGAGCTCGATCGCGAGATGGAGATCGCCAAGGGCACATTAGCATCGCGCCAAGAATCGTTGCGCTTGGTGAACATCCGTCAAAAGGGCGGAACGACTTCCCTGCTCGACGTACGTCAGTCGGAACAACTTCTCTACACGGCCGCCGCTGCCATTCCCGACCTCGAACGCCGGATCGAGCAAGAGGAGAACTTCATCAGCATCCTCCTCGGCCAGAATCCCGGTCCGATTCAACGGGGCAAGCCGCTCGTCGAATTCGCGATTCTTCCTTCGGTTCCGCCCGGATTGCCCTCGACTTTGCTTGAGCGGCGCCCGGACTTGCAGTCGGCGGAGCAGCAACTGGTCGCAGCGAATGCGCGTATTGGTGTCGCGAAAGCTGACTACTTTCCACAGATCTCTCTTACCGCCCTCGGTGGATACCAGAGCTCGGCGCTAACGGGGCTCTTTTCCGGCCCTGCCGGTTTGTGGAGCTTCGGCGGTCAACTGGCCCAACCGATCTTCACCGGCGGCAAAATTAGATCGAACGTGAGATTAACGGAAGCTCAGCAACAAGAAGCGGTGTTCCGCTATCAACAGTCCATTCAGCAAGCGTTCCGTGAAGTCTCGGATTCGCTGGTGGCCTATCGCAAGAACCAGGAGTTCCGCGAACAGGAAGCAAACTTGGCGGCTTCTGCCGTGGATGCTACCCGCCTCGCGCGCATTCGCTACGAAGGCGGTGTATCCAGCTATCTCGAGGTTCTCGATAACGACACTCGCTCGTTCGACGCTGAGATCTCGCTTGCCCAGGCACAACTCGGCGAACGCGTCGCATTGGTCCAGCTCTACAACGCACTCGGCGGCGGCTGGCAGCAGTAA
- a CDS encoding mechanosensitive ion channel family protein, translated as MSHSLKRILLTLIATIAVLISASTAFADTKPSSDPNQPQSTQPEVPEVDQSGPAEVVVEGRGPVLTVYDSVAGMNPQQRAEKIEQRIMTVAKDRNITNTTATIESHPGWTAILIGEHPIMAVTDTDAKGVGKKRDALAAQYGRSISLAIDNFRQDRSWRILFEAIGKALLSTFVMLSVLWLVRKIRTGLRDRISARLEASKQGESRAGWKFIKTYAIPFVLTIGALLRWGLILVFIQAYLTITLGFFSVTREISQHVTGWVGAQLTTLAKSGVDYLPNLLVVGVIFLVTYYVYRFLRVIFGEIAKGELKIRGFYPDWSEPTEKLLRGFVFILAAVVAFPYLPGSKSPAFQGISIFVGVLLSLGSSSAIANAISGVILTYMRSFLVGDWVQIGDVVGEVTEKTILVTRVLTPKAEVITIPNATVMSGSVKNFSAEARHKGVIFHTIVTIGYDAPWRKVHELLIDAALSTPLVLKDPLPFVLQTSLQDFYVGYELNAFTAQPSEMVNIYSNLHQNIQDKFNDAGMEICSPHFAAVRDGNVISIPEKYHSPGYTPPSFRVQTDGQPSSSAAKSSS; from the coding sequence ATGTCGCATTCGCTGAAGCGAATCCTCCTGACCCTCATCGCAACCATCGCAGTTCTTATCTCCGCCTCCACTGCATTTGCAGACACAAAGCCTTCTTCCGACCCAAACCAGCCGCAATCAACGCAGCCAGAAGTTCCGGAAGTAGATCAGAGCGGTCCCGCCGAGGTTGTAGTCGAGGGCCGCGGCCCAGTTCTGACCGTATACGACAGCGTTGCTGGCATGAACCCACAGCAACGTGCCGAAAAGATTGAACAGCGCATCATGACGGTCGCTAAAGACCGCAACATCACGAATACGACTGCCACGATTGAATCCCACCCTGGCTGGACCGCCATCTTGATCGGCGAGCACCCCATCATGGCGGTTACGGACACAGACGCGAAAGGCGTGGGGAAAAAGCGCGATGCTCTTGCCGCCCAATACGGCCGCTCGATATCGCTCGCCATCGACAACTTTCGCCAGGACCGTAGCTGGCGGATTTTGTTCGAGGCCATCGGCAAAGCTCTGTTGTCCACTTTTGTAATGCTCAGCGTTCTCTGGCTCGTGCGTAAAATCCGCACCGGTCTTCGTGATCGCATCTCCGCCCGGCTGGAGGCAAGCAAGCAAGGCGAGAGTCGGGCAGGGTGGAAGTTCATCAAGACCTATGCGATCCCGTTTGTGCTTACGATCGGCGCCCTATTGAGATGGGGACTCATCCTGGTCTTCATCCAGGCGTACCTCACGATCACGCTCGGGTTCTTCTCGGTCACGAGAGAGATCTCGCAACATGTTACTGGCTGGGTCGGCGCACAGTTGACGACCCTGGCCAAGTCCGGCGTCGATTACCTCCCGAACCTGCTGGTGGTCGGAGTGATCTTCCTCGTCACTTACTACGTCTACCGTTTCCTTCGCGTCATCTTCGGCGAGATCGCGAAAGGGGAGCTGAAAATCCGAGGCTTCTACCCCGATTGGTCGGAGCCGACAGAGAAGCTCTTGCGTGGCTTCGTCTTCATCCTCGCCGCCGTGGTGGCGTTTCCATATTTGCCCGGCTCAAAGAGTCCCGCTTTCCAGGGAATCTCGATCTTCGTCGGCGTGCTACTGTCCCTCGGTTCTTCTTCTGCTATCGCCAATGCGATCTCTGGCGTGATTTTGACTTACATGCGCTCGTTCCTCGTCGGTGATTGGGTGCAAATTGGCGATGTCGTCGGGGAAGTAACCGAAAAGACCATCCTCGTGACTCGTGTGCTCACGCCCAAGGCTGAGGTCATCACGATTCCCAATGCGACCGTCATGAGTGGATCGGTCAAGAACTTCAGCGCTGAAGCAAGGCACAAGGGCGTGATCTTCCATACCATCGTCACCATTGGCTACGACGCCCCATGGCGGAAAGTGCACGAGCTCCTGATTGATGCAGCGCTCTCGACGCCGCTCGTCCTCAAGGATCCACTCCCATTCGTATTACAAACCAGCTTGCAGGACTTCTACGTTGGCTACGAATTGAACGCTTTTACGGCTCAGCCCAGCGAGATGGTCAACATCTACTCCAACCTCCACCAGAACATTCAGGACAAGTTCAACGACGCTGGAATGGAGATATGTTCGCCCCACTTTGCTGCGGTGCGCGACGGCAACGTCATCTCGATTCCGGAAAAGTATCACTCTCCCGGATACACGCCACCATCGTTCCGGGTACAAACCGACGGTCAACCGTCGTCGTCCGCCGCAAAGAGTTCCTCTTAA
- the ppk2 gene encoding polyphosphate kinase 2: MAKPDKKEKNTENGLSRKDYEKELQRLQAELCRLQDWVKFKGLKAIIIFEGRDAAGKGGTIRAITERVSPRVFRVIALPAPSDREKSQMYMQRYMAHFPSAGEITIFDRSWYNRAGVEYVMGFCTKAQHDGFVEKCAEMERYIVNSGIILIKYWMEVGQEEQERRFAARIKDPLRQWKLSPMDVESYARWYEYSRARDIMLKATDSKHAPWYLVRSNNKKKARLNCITHLLSMIPYGKAPKERTKLPKRSTRDKYDDQATLKGRTFIPEKY; the protein is encoded by the coding sequence ATGGCAAAGCCAGACAAGAAAGAAAAAAACACTGAGAACGGTTTGTCTCGCAAAGACTACGAGAAAGAATTGCAGCGGCTGCAGGCGGAGCTTTGTCGTCTCCAGGATTGGGTCAAGTTCAAAGGCCTGAAAGCCATCATCATCTTCGAAGGCCGCGATGCTGCCGGCAAGGGCGGCACCATCCGCGCCATTACCGAGCGTGTCAGCCCGCGCGTCTTCCGCGTCATCGCGCTGCCTGCTCCCTCCGACCGCGAAAAATCACAGATGTACATGCAGCGTTACATGGCCCACTTTCCATCGGCCGGCGAGATCACCATCTTCGACCGCAGCTGGTACAACCGCGCTGGTGTCGAATACGTAATGGGCTTTTGCACGAAGGCCCAGCATGACGGCTTCGTCGAGAAGTGCGCCGAGATGGAACGCTACATTGTGAACAGCGGAATCATTCTCATCAAATATTGGATGGAAGTCGGTCAGGAAGAACAGGAACGACGGTTCGCTGCCAGGATCAAGGACCCGCTGCGGCAATGGAAGCTCAGCCCCATGGATGTCGAGTCCTATGCGCGCTGGTATGAATACTCGCGCGCTCGCGACATCATGCTAAAAGCCACGGATTCCAAACACGCTCCCTGGTACCTCGTGCGCTCTAACAACAAAAAGAAAGCGCGCCTGAATTGCATCACCCACCTGCTGAGCATGATCCCCTACGGTAAGGCGCCGAAGGAGCGAACCAAGCTGCCCAAACGCTCCACCCGCGATAAGTACGACGATCAGGCCACGCTCAAGGGACGCACTTTCATTCCCGAGAAGTATTGA
- a CDS encoding DUF4136 domain-containing protein, with translation MRKISLLSALFLLLMCAAAVAQDVRYNFDKETDFSKFKTYTWVVLKDAKPLDDIQEKQVKAAVDAQLAQKGLTKTDSDKADLYVGYQAAVGQEKEFTTYNSGWGYGPGWYGGGWYGGGGGMTTGQTSTIYVGQLSIDLYNPAGHDLIWRGVVSKELDPKAKPEKREKNLNKAMTKLFKNFPPKPKS, from the coding sequence ATGAGGAAGATCTCCCTTCTGTCGGCTCTCTTCTTGCTGCTGATGTGTGCTGCCGCAGTCGCGCAGGATGTCCGCTACAACTTCGACAAGGAAACTGATTTTTCCAAGTTCAAAACCTATACGTGGGTCGTCTTGAAAGATGCGAAGCCACTCGATGACATCCAGGAAAAACAGGTAAAGGCCGCGGTAGACGCGCAGCTTGCACAGAAGGGCCTCACCAAAACGGACAGTGACAAAGCCGACCTGTACGTCGGATATCAGGCCGCTGTAGGGCAGGAAAAAGAGTTCACTACCTACAACAGCGGCTGGGGCTACGGTCCGGGTTGGTACGGCGGCGGGTGGTACGGCGGTGGTGGCGGTATGACCACGGGGCAGACTTCAACCATCTACGTCGGTCAGCTTTCGATCGACCTGTACAACCCCGCGGGGCACGATTTGATCTGGCGTGGCGTTGTCAGCAAGGAATTGGATCCGAAAGCGAAACCGGAAAAGCGCGAAAAGAACCTGAACAAGGCGATGACGAAGTTGTTCAAAAACTTCCCGCCGAAACCAAAGTCTTAG
- a CDS encoding DUF3300 domain-containing protein, with translation MKANAVDALKQAARSVIAVICAFLLVPGDAVIWASPAPQDQQAQAPAQDDAAAKLPPDQLESLVAPIALYPDPLLSQMLVASTYPLEIIQLQQWLAKNKGLKDKALSDAAMKQPWDASVQAMAVLPDAVKQLSENIQWTTDLGNAFLAQQEDVMNAVQRMRSKAKDKGALNSNEQMKVETQTVENKQVIVIQPSSPDVVYVPSYNPTVVYGAPAYPYPPMYYPPAPAGAYLATAAISFGVGLAVGAAWGGGGWGWGAGWGHGDVNVNVNNNFNRNTNVQGGNRTNVGNGNRTNAGNGNRGGGANGGKWQHNPSHRGGAPYGDRGTANKFGGSSRGDSRGQGAGNRGGANAGNRGGAGAGDRGGNRGGNNAGNRGGASAGTSDRGGNRGGGGGPSAGTSDRGGNRGGSSAGGGSRGGSSPSRSGGSSSAFGGGGGSRSSGSSARASSSRGSSSMGGGGGSRGGGGSRGGGGGGGGRRR, from the coding sequence ATGAAGGCCAATGCAGTTGATGCTCTCAAGCAAGCCGCGCGCAGCGTAATTGCGGTCATTTGCGCGTTCTTACTCGTGCCCGGCGATGCAGTGATATGGGCGTCGCCAGCCCCTCAAGATCAACAGGCGCAAGCCCCGGCGCAGGACGATGCCGCAGCGAAACTGCCTCCAGACCAACTCGAATCTCTGGTGGCGCCGATCGCGCTCTATCCCGATCCGCTGCTTAGCCAGATGCTCGTCGCCTCGACCTACCCACTGGAGATCATTCAACTTCAACAGTGGCTCGCGAAGAATAAGGGTTTGAAAGACAAGGCTCTCTCGGATGCCGCAATGAAGCAGCCCTGGGATGCGAGCGTTCAAGCCATGGCAGTGCTGCCCGACGCCGTTAAGCAATTGTCCGAGAACATCCAGTGGACAACGGACCTCGGCAATGCCTTCCTTGCACAGCAGGAAGACGTGATGAACGCCGTGCAACGCATGCGCTCGAAGGCGAAGGACAAAGGTGCCCTGAACTCGAACGAGCAGATGAAGGTCGAGACGCAGACGGTCGAGAACAAGCAGGTGATCGTGATCCAGCCGTCGAGCCCGGACGTCGTGTACGTGCCGAGCTACAACCCGACCGTCGTCTATGGTGCGCCGGCATATCCGTATCCTCCGATGTACTATCCGCCCGCACCAGCCGGTGCCTACCTCGCTACCGCCGCAATTTCGTTCGGTGTTGGACTGGCCGTTGGCGCCGCTTGGGGCGGTGGTGGCTGGGGTTGGGGCGCTGGCTGGGGACACGGCGACGTCAATGTAAACGTCAACAACAACTTTAATCGGAATACCAACGTTCAGGGCGGCAACCGCACGAATGTCGGCAACGGCAACCGCACCAACGCTGGCAACGGCAATCGTGGTGGCGGCGCGAACGGCGGCAAGTGGCAGCACAATCCATCCCACCGCGGCGGCGCTCCTTACGGTGATCGTGGTACCGCGAACAAGTTTGGCGGTTCGTCACGCGGCGATTCCCGCGGACAAGGCGCTGGTAATCGCGGCGGAGCCAATGCGGGCAATCGCGGCGGAGCGGGCGCAGGAGATCGCGGCGGCAATCGCGGCGGAAACAACGCAGGAAATCGTGGCGGAGCTTCCGCCGGCACCTCAGATCGTGGCGGTAATCGCGGCGGCGGCGGCGGGCCTTCAGCGGGCACGTCGGACCGTGGCGGCAATCGTGGCGGCTCCTCAGCCGGTGGCGGTTCCCGAGGTGGAAGTTCACCGAGCCGAAGCGGTGGCAGCAGCAGCGCCTTCGGTGGTGGCGGCGGGTCTAGAAGCAGTGGCTCTTCGGCACGCGCCAGCAGTTCGCGCGGCTCCTCCAGCATGGGCGGTGGTGGTGGCTCCCGCGGCGGCGGCGGCTCCCGTGGTGGTGGTGGTGGCGGCGGCGGACGGCGGAGATAA
- a CDS encoding DUF2950 domain-containing protein: MTIKSSARLVFLASVLCSLTLIAFAAPQQEAPAKKATVAQKSFATPEAAGDALLKAAADYDVPALLDIFGPDGKSFIQGADPVRDKNAAEEFGKLGATKHSIQTDPAKPTQATLIVGDQDWPFPIPLVKRSGKWSFDTKKGKMEVLYRRIGTNELDAIAACKGYVRAQHEYAETRHDGAMVNQYAQKIMSTSGKQDGLQWKNADGSNGGPISEAVAKAIAEGYSFAGDKPSPFHGYYFKILKGQGPSAPLGRIDYVIQGAMIGGFALVAVPAEYRVTGVKTFIVNQSGVVYQKDLGPDSLKIAKDMELYNPDKTWLPTDDEWPDDAETAANN, translated from the coding sequence ATGACAATCAAATCAAGCGCGCGCCTTGTATTTCTCGCTTCGGTACTTTGCTCCTTGACGCTCATAGCCTTCGCTGCTCCGCAGCAAGAGGCGCCCGCCAAGAAAGCGACCGTTGCACAAAAGTCGTTTGCCACCCCAGAGGCGGCGGGAGATGCACTCCTCAAGGCGGCGGCGGATTACGATGTTCCGGCGCTCCTCGACATCTTTGGCCCGGATGGCAAGAGCTTCATCCAGGGAGCCGATCCCGTACGCGACAAGAACGCAGCCGAAGAATTCGGCAAACTTGGTGCGACAAAACATTCCATCCAGACCGATCCCGCCAAGCCGACGCAGGCAACGCTCATCGTCGGCGACCAGGATTGGCCATTCCCAATCCCGCTCGTGAAGCGCAGTGGGAAGTGGAGCTTCGACACTAAGAAAGGCAAGATGGAGGTCCTCTACCGGAGGATCGGCACCAACGAGCTTGACGCCATCGCAGCCTGCAAGGGCTATGTCCGCGCCCAGCACGAATACGCTGAAACTCGCCATGACGGCGCAATGGTCAATCAGTATGCGCAGAAGATCATGAGCACGTCGGGTAAACAGGACGGCCTGCAGTGGAAGAACGCCGATGGCAGCAACGGTGGACCAATCTCCGAGGCCGTGGCGAAAGCCATCGCCGAAGGATATTCCTTTGCTGGTGACAAACCCTCGCCCTTCCACGGCTACTACTTCAAGATTCTCAAGGGTCAAGGACCTTCCGCACCACTCGGGCGAATTGATTACGTAATTCAAGGCGCCATGATTGGCGGCTTTGCACTGGTGGCAGTCCCGGCGGAATACCGGGTCACCGGCGTGAAGACCTTTATCGTCAACCAGAGCGGCGTGGTCTACCAGAAAGACCTGGGGCCTGACTCACTGAAGATCGCGAAGGATATGGAACTGTACAACCCCGATAAGACGTGGCTGCCAACCGACGATGAATGGCCGGACGATGCGGAAACGGCGGCTAACAATTAG
- a CDS encoding alpha-amylase family glycosyl hydrolase yields the protein MPLHKYPSLYQVNTRATMHDLSVKLGRSATLDDVSDEYLSSLAQQGFDWVWFLGVWQTGAAARAVSRSHQEWIDEYRQTLGDFTDGDICGSCFAITAYQAHTDFGGNDALARLYKRAHQQGLRLLLDFVPNHTALDHSWLETHPDYYVAGTDEKLQHEPQNYVRLNTSQGPRIFAFGRDPYFAGWPDTLQLNYANPALQAAMRLELLNISEFCDGVRCDMAMLILPDVFERTWGMHPEPFWRKTIDAVRASKAGFLFMAEVYWDLEWTLQQEGFDYTYDKRLYDRLREGHATPVRDHLRADMEFQRKSARFLENHDEPRVAATFTPEMHRAAAIITYLCPGLRFFHDGQFEGRVKRLSVHLGRRPEESTNESIRAFYQQLLKCIHEPAIRDGQWQLLNATPAWVSNWTFESFVCFSWQADGELPFLVVVNYSDHQSQCYLQLPFDTLRSHSVSLQDLMGSAIYERVGDELLSRGLYLDTPAWGFHVFKTTI from the coding sequence TTGCCACTTCACAAATATCCATCGCTTTACCAGGTCAACACTCGCGCCACGATGCATGACCTCTCCGTAAAGCTCGGCCGCAGCGCTACGCTTGACGACGTCTCTGACGAATACCTTTCCAGCCTCGCGCAACAAGGCTTCGACTGGGTGTGGTTCCTCGGCGTGTGGCAAACCGGCGCCGCTGCCCGCGCGGTCTCACGCTCGCATCAAGAGTGGATCGACGAGTATCGCCAAACCCTCGGCGATTTCACCGACGGCGACATTTGCGGATCGTGCTTCGCGATCACCGCTTACCAGGCGCACACCGACTTCGGAGGCAACGACGCCCTTGCGCGCCTCTACAAGCGGGCTCACCAGCAAGGTCTGCGGCTATTGTTGGATTTCGTGCCCAACCACACCGCGCTGGATCACTCCTGGCTCGAAACACATCCTGACTACTATGTCGCCGGAACCGATGAAAAGCTGCAGCACGAACCGCAGAACTATGTGCGGCTCAACACGTCGCAAGGTCCGCGCATATTCGCCTTTGGCCGCGATCCGTATTTCGCCGGATGGCCCGACACGCTGCAACTGAATTACGCGAACCCCGCTCTCCAGGCCGCCATGCGCCTGGAGCTTCTCAACATCTCGGAGTTCTGCGATGGCGTTCGCTGTGACATGGCGATGCTCATCCTTCCCGATGTCTTCGAGCGCACGTGGGGGATGCATCCAGAGCCATTCTGGCGCAAGACGATCGACGCCGTTCGCGCTTCAAAAGCCGGTTTCCTGTTCATGGCGGAGGTCTACTGGGACCTCGAATGGACGCTCCAGCAGGAAGGCTTCGACTATACCTACGACAAACGCCTCTACGATCGTCTCCGCGAAGGCCACGCCACTCCGGTACGCGACCATCTCCGCGCCGACATGGAGTTTCAACGCAAGTCCGCGCGCTTCCTTGAGAACCACGACGAACCGCGCGTCGCCGCGACCTTTACCCCGGAAATGCATCGCGCCGCCGCCATCATCACCTATCTCTGTCCCGGCCTGCGGTTTTTTCACGACGGACAATTCGAAGGCCGCGTCAAGCGTCTCTCCGTTCACCTCGGTCGCCGCCCGGAAGAGTCTACGAACGAATCGATCCGCGCTTTTTACCAACAGCTTCTAAAGTGCATCCACGAGCCCGCCATTCGCGATGGTCAGTGGCAGCTTTTGAATGCCACACCCGCTTGGGTCAGCAATTGGACCTTCGAATCGTTCGTCTGCTTCAGTTGGCAAGCTGACGGCGAGCTGCCCTTCCTAGTGGTTGTGAACTATAGCGATCACCAAAGCCAGTGTTACTTGCAACTCCCGTTCGACACGCTCCGCAGTCACTCGGTTTCGTTGCAGGATTTGATGGGTTCCGCAATCTACGAGCGCGTCGGCGATGAACTGCTCTCTCGCGGACTCTACCTCGACACGCCGGCGTGGGGCTTCCACGTCTTCAAGACCACAATCTAG